GGGGTTGTGCGCATCGAGGCATCCTAGTTACAATGTAATGGTGTGACCCGCTAGTCTTCACAATTTTCACAAGGGAAGTACGAATCTGTTCCGGATGACACGCTGCATAGCTTTCCTTAAAAGGGAGGTTAGGGACATTAGTCACAGATCAGCTATTGCGGGCCATTTACCTTGGTTTAGGTGTCAAAACTACAGGATAGCTGCTCCGGCTTCGCTGCAGCGTTCGGTTTACACGTTGCGTCTCCCGCTCCGATTGCGGGCTGGCCACAATTTCATGCCGGCTCTGGGCCAAGGGATTACAACAACCAACGGAATACGTCATTGTAAGTTGCTACATAGCtttcggatttttttttatttcgaagaaaTATAGCTTTTTATCAAAACTGCCCATCCAATACGCAAACGAAGGTAGATGAGCCAGTACATTTTTACATGCACGACGCGTACGTCATCGCGATGGTTCCTCAGTGTTCGTCTCCATCTGCCGCAGGTGTACCTCATTCTGACGCAGCTGAAACAGGCAGGCATGTCGCCCGCAGCGTTCATCCTCGAGCGCTACGACTTGGATACTCCGAGCGAGATAACATTCTACGACGACAGCATGGGGAGAGATGTGCAGTGCGCTGCCGGTCCGTTCGGCTTCACGAAGACAACAAAAGCAAAGCTTTCGGAGTTTTCATAAACAATCCAGAACAAGCAGAAATGCAGTTTTCGTGCAGAATCCCCGGTTGTAGCAGTCGCTTCTAAAGGCGTGTTCTTACAATGACATCATGAGACTCACTTCTGTGTGACTTCATATCGTGTTTTACTTGTAGTGAATCAAAGAGACGGATCATTGCGTACGTGACTGAAAATTCATTGTTTATTTTGCGCTTGATGTAAAAGCCATCAATTTGCCACATGAAAGTCCActtctcatttcacgttgccacattgcATTGCTGCCTTTTATTGTCGCATTTCATTCTTttacgcatggccgtcgttgttgcctgtagctgCAGAAGTGTTGCGTTCCTAAGTGCGTAGGCGAAGGTACCATTCCCGGCATGGAGTAAAGAAAAAGTaaagagggagcattgcgcgacgctatagaaagaaagaaagagagagagaaaaaaaagaaagaaagaataatggTATGTCATTCACGCACGCGCCACAATCCGCTTGCCGCCATTTTCCCTATGGGGTAGgggctcctttttcttttctgtttttttttttttctaacgtccGTTCGCGTCTGGAACAGCGCGATAGAAGGCGCATCCCGTAACCACCGAAATgtacgtttttaaatgcgaagcatttcttagcgaacttctgcgactttgagcgtatctatctatctatctatctatctatctatctatctatctatctatctatctagccgcctacgactttgtgctctcctggccgtttcgttaatcggatgtataccaaaattggtgtgtcataacatggccttattacgaacataaatgacaggtcatatcatgaaaatcgtgacacgcttgtcatgaacagcatcatttacattccacggcctttgggcacCCTGGCCgctccgttaatcggatgtgtaccaaaattggtgtgtcagaacatggccttatcacgaacataaatgacaggtcatgtcatgaaaatcattaaacgcatgtcatgaacagcatgatttacattccacggcctttcggctcttgcggccgttccgttaatttcatatataccaaaattgctacggcgtgacaagagttcatgaggaACATAataacaggtcctaacatgcaaatcatgacgcgcatgtcatgtgcagcatgatttacatgacatggtctcggggcgctcgcggccatttaaatgaagggatacatacgaaaactggtatgacgagacatttctgtattgcgaacataactgacacgtggtaacatgaaaatcatgatatgcatgtcatgtacgacatgatttacatgccacgctcatggcgcactcgcggccgtttagctagatctatatacaccaaaattggtactgtgcgatgtgactttatgaagaacattaataacaggtggtagcatgaaaaccatgacatccatgacatgtatgtaatgatttacatggcacgctcatggtgcattcgcgtccgtttcgcttgcgtgatgtacaccaaaattggtgttacgcgacacgacagtgtgacgaacgtaagtgagacgtggtagcatgaaaattatgacatgcaagtcatgtacgacctgatttacatgccacgctcatgatgcgctagcggcagtttcagtagattgatatacaccaaaattggtattgcgcgatgtgactgtatgaagaacatgaatgacagttggtaagatgaaaaccatgacatgcatgtcatgtatgtcatggcttaattgccacgctcatgatgcattcgcggccgcttcgcttgcttgacatacaccaagattggtattgcgcgacgcgactgcatgacgaacgtaaatgagaggtgatgacatgataatcatgacattcatgaaatgtacgacatgatttacatgcca
Above is a window of Rhipicephalus sanguineus isolate Rsan-2018 chromosome 3, BIME_Rsan_1.4, whole genome shotgun sequence DNA encoding:
- the LOC125757951 gene encoding uncharacterized protein LOC125757951, with the protein product MPPAYLQCHHHSVMTRHYGDSNNQAGDIFFELEATFSAKVYLILTQLKQAGMSPAAFILERYDLDTPSEITFYDDSMGRDVQCAAGPFGFTKTTKAKLSEFS